In Polynucleobacter ibericus, a genomic segment contains:
- a CDS encoding Tex family protein, translated as MLPSIEQRLAHELSAKPAQVAAAIALMDEGATVPFIARYRKEATGGLDDTQLRLLEERLSYLRELEDRRKTIVASIEEQGKMTPELLKAIMLAEDKTRLEDLYLPYKPKRRTKAQIALEAGLEPLANDLLANPNLDPEIEAAKYIKEAFDVEGTNNPGVPDTKAALEGARQILMERFAEDAALVQSLREYLLDHGIVESKVIAGKEQEGEKFADYFDYSEPIKAIPSHRALALFRGRREQMLMVNLRLDTEEEKPKWDSPHNPCENRIANHFRIKNDGRPADAWLADTVRWTWRIKCSLHLESELMTALRERSETEAINVFARNLKDLLLAAPAGPRVTIGLDPGMRTGVKVAVVDVTGKVVDTEVIYPHQPKNDWAGSLHTLAKLAEKHNATLISIGNGTASRETDKLAQELIKAKPELKLTKIVVSEAGASVYSASEYASKELPGMDVSLRGAVSIARRLQDPLAELVKIDPKSIGVGQYQHDVMQTQLAKSLVAVVEDCVNAVGVDVNTASAPLLARVSGLSSTVAEGIVAYRDSKGAFKSRADLKSVPRLGDKTYEQAAGFLRIMNGDDPLDASAVHPESYPLVEKILKDIKKGVKEVIGDASLLKSLSPEKYADGQFGVPTVTDIIKELEKPGRDPRPEFTTVTFKDGVEKISDLKTDMVLEGVVTNVAAFGAFVDIGVHQDGLVHISALSNTFVKDPHSVVKAGQVVKVKVLEVDEKRKRIALTMRLSDEAPKTSKPEQRAPNRPKTQDVRKPQEDRRSAPPINNAMAAAFGKLKK; from the coding sequence ATGCTGCCATCCATTGAACAACGCCTTGCCCATGAACTTTCTGCCAAACCTGCTCAAGTTGCTGCTGCTATTGCTCTGATGGATGAAGGTGCAACAGTCCCTTTTATTGCTCGTTATCGTAAAGAGGCTACCGGCGGACTAGATGACACACAATTGCGTTTATTGGAAGAGCGTCTTAGTTATCTTCGTGAGCTAGAGGATCGCCGCAAAACCATCGTAGCTTCAATAGAAGAGCAGGGCAAGATGACGCCGGAATTGCTTAAGGCCATCATGCTGGCAGAAGATAAAACGCGTTTGGAAGATCTTTATTTGCCATACAAACCTAAGAGAAGAACTAAGGCCCAGATCGCATTAGAGGCAGGTTTGGAGCCTTTAGCGAATGATTTGCTAGCTAACCCTAATTTAGATCCTGAGATAGAAGCCGCCAAATATATTAAAGAAGCATTTGACGTAGAAGGGACAAATAACCCTGGAGTACCAGACACCAAAGCTGCTCTTGAGGGCGCACGTCAAATTTTGATGGAGCGTTTTGCAGAAGATGCTGCCTTAGTCCAATCTCTTAGAGAGTACTTACTAGATCACGGTATCGTTGAGTCCAAAGTAATTGCCGGTAAAGAGCAAGAGGGTGAGAAGTTCGCTGATTACTTTGATTACTCTGAACCAATTAAAGCCATTCCATCGCACCGTGCCTTAGCCTTATTTAGAGGTCGTCGCGAACAGATGTTGATGGTTAATCTGCGCTTAGATACTGAAGAAGAAAAGCCTAAATGGGATTCGCCACACAATCCTTGTGAAAACCGTATTGCCAATCATTTCAGGATTAAAAATGATGGTCGCCCAGCCGATGCCTGGTTAGCTGATACTGTGCGCTGGACTTGGCGCATCAAGTGCTCACTTCATTTGGAGTCAGAACTCATGACAGCATTGCGTGAGCGCTCAGAAACCGAAGCCATTAACGTGTTTGCTCGTAACCTGAAGGACCTTTTGTTGGCTGCACCTGCTGGCCCCAGAGTTACCATTGGTCTTGACCCAGGCATGCGCACTGGTGTGAAAGTAGCAGTGGTAGATGTCACTGGAAAAGTGGTGGATACCGAGGTCATTTACCCGCATCAACCCAAGAATGATTGGGCAGGTTCTTTGCATACCCTGGCTAAGTTGGCCGAGAAACATAACGCTACCTTAATCTCAATTGGTAACGGCACCGCGTCTCGCGAAACGGATAAATTGGCTCAAGAATTGATTAAAGCCAAACCAGAACTCAAGCTTACTAAGATTGTGGTCTCAGAAGCGGGTGCATCGGTGTACTCTGCCTCGGAGTACGCCTCAAAAGAATTGCCTGGCATGGATGTGTCATTGCGTGGTGCAGTATCTATCGCAAGAAGACTTCAGGATCCATTGGCTGAGTTAGTAAAGATCGATCCAAAGTCGATCGGTGTGGGCCAATACCAACACGATGTGATGCAAACCCAATTGGCTAAATCACTAGTAGCAGTAGTGGAGGATTGTGTAAATGCTGTCGGCGTAGATGTGAACACTGCTTCAGCACCATTGCTGGCAAGGGTTTCAGGGCTGAGCTCTACAGTGGCTGAAGGCATTGTGGCTTACCGTGATAGCAAGGGTGCATTTAAATCGAGGGCAGATCTCAAGAGTGTGCCTCGTCTTGGTGATAAGACCTATGAGCAAGCTGCTGGTTTCTTGCGCATCATGAATGGCGATGATCCATTAGATGCTTCTGCAGTCCATCCAGAATCCTATCCTTTGGTAGAGAAGATTCTGAAAGATATCAAGAAGGGAGTGAAAGAAGTCATTGGCGATGCAAGTTTGCTGAAATCACTCTCGCCAGAAAAATATGCTGATGGCCAGTTTGGTGTGCCAACGGTTACAGACATCATTAAGGAATTAGAAAAGCCAGGCCGCGATCCTCGTCCAGAATTTACCACCGTTACTTTTAAAGATGGCGTTGAAAAAATCAGTGACCTTAAGACAGATATGGTTCTGGAGGGTGTGGTTACCAATGTAGCCGCCTTTGGTGCTTTTGTAGATATCGGCGTTCATCAAGATGGTTTAGTCCATATTTCTGCGTTATCGAATACCTTTGTTAAAGATCCGCACAGCGTGGTCAAGGCAGGTCAGGTTGTGAAAGTAAAAGTGCTTGAGGTAGATGAAAAGCGCAAGCGTATTGCTTTAACGATGCGTTTAAGTGATGAGGCTCCAAAAACCTCCAAGCCAGAGCAAAGGGCGCCTAACCGTCCTAAGACACAAGATGTCAGAAAGCCACAAGAGGATCGGCGCTCAGCACCTCCAATTAATAATGCAATGGCAGCAGCATTTGGCAAGCTAAAAAAATAG